In one window of Campylobacter hepaticus DNA:
- a CDS encoding ABC transporter substrate-binding protein produces MFRFLIFILLLLVNLEAKISKDTLIVAVENEISRINPAYSEDHDAYINLVFSGLTRFDENMDLKPDLAKSWNVSADGLIYDIFLRDDVLWHDKVKFSADDVKFSLDAFKNPKNNSSVYVNFEDIKNVEVLNPYHVKITLFKPYPALLDALSIGMLPKHLLDNKDLNTASFNQNPIGTGPYEFVKWKKGEYVEFKANENFYLAKVKTPRLIIKHIFDPSIASVELKNGKIDAALIDVSLLNIFKNDTHFTILREKSADYRALMFNLDNEFLKDLKIRQALNYAVDRYSIVKNLLHGYGFVANHPLENSWANPKSFRTYGYNPKKSEALLINSGFKKNKDGIFEKNGKILEFEIWVMSNDPLRVSLAGILQSEFKKIGVLTKVIAKPAGSFDYSKVDSFLVGWGSPLDPDFHTFRVFESSQDSALNDEGWNFGHYHDKKVDIALQKARNTLNLDERKKYYKEFIDALYKNPPFIFLTYLDFALVYNSEIQGIKARTLGHHGVGFTWNIYEWVK; encoded by the coding sequence ATGTTTAGATTTTTGATTTTTATATTGTTATTGTTAGTTAATTTAGAAGCTAAAATTTCTAAAGATACTTTAATTGTTGCAGTTGAAAATGAAATTTCAAGAATTAACCCTGCCTATAGTGAAGATCATGATGCGTATATTAATCTTGTATTTTCAGGTCTTACGCGTTTTGATGAAAATATGGATTTAAAGCCAGACTTGGCAAAATCGTGGAATGTTAGTGCAGATGGGCTTATTTATGATATTTTTTTAAGAGATGATGTTTTATGGCATGATAAGGTTAAATTTAGTGCTGATGATGTAAAATTCAGTCTTGATGCTTTTAAAAATCCTAAAAATAATTCTTCAGTATATGTGAATTTTGAAGATATTAAAAATGTAGAAGTTTTAAACCCCTATCATGTAAAAATTACACTTTTTAAACCTTATCCTGCATTATTAGATGCTTTAAGTATAGGAATGTTGCCTAAGCATTTATTGGATAATAAAGATTTAAATACTGCTTCTTTTAATCAAAATCCTATAGGTACAGGACCTTATGAATTTGTTAAATGGAAAAAAGGCGAATATGTAGAATTTAAAGCTAATGAAAATTTTTATCTTGCAAAGGTAAAAACTCCAAGATTGATTATAAAGCATATTTTTGATCCTTCAATAGCAAGTGTAGAGCTTAAAAATGGGAAAATTGATGCTGCTTTAATTGATGTTTCTTTGCTTAATATTTTTAAAAATGATACTCATTTTACTATTTTACGTGAAAAATCAGCTGATTATAGGGCTTTAATGTTTAATCTTGATAATGAATTTTTAAAAGATTTAAAAATAAGACAAGCTTTAAATTATGCTGTTGACAGATACAGTATAGTAAAAAATCTTTTACATGGTTATGGTTTTGTAGCAAATCATCCTTTAGAAAATTCTTGGGCGAATCCTAAAAGTTTCCGTACTTATGGATACAATCCTAAAAAATCTGAAGCATTACTTATAAATTCAGGTTTTAAGAAAAATAAAGATGGAATTTTTGAAAAAAATGGAAAAATTTTAGAATTTGAAATTTGGGTTATGAGTAATGATCCTTTAAGAGTGAGTTTAGCAGGAATTTTGCAAAGTGAATTTAAAAAAATAGGAGTTTTAACTAAAGTTATAGCAAAACCTGCTGGTAGTTTTGATTATTCTAAAGTCGATAGTTTTTTAGTGGGTTGGGGAAGTCCTTTAGATCCTGATTTTCATACTTTTAGAGTTTTTGAAAGTTCTCAAGATAGTGCTTTAAATGATGAAGGCTGGAATTTTGGACACTATCATGATAAAAAAGTTGATATAGCTTTACAAAAAGCTAGAAATACTTTAAATTTAGATGAAAGAAAAAAATACTATAAAGAATTTATAGATGCTTTATATAAAAATCCTCCTTTCATTTTTTTAACTTATCTTGATTTTGCTTTAGTTTATAATAGTGAAATTCAAGGAATTAAAGCAAGAACTTTGGGTCACCATGGTGTAGGATTTACTTGGAATATTTATGAATGGGTTAAATAA
- a CDS encoding ABC transporter permease gives MLKRFIFSIFIAFFSTFLCFILLYFSKTSVAYANTINSQSKEFVQRVEQNLGLDKPLLEQYTIWLFKALQGDLGVSFLSGENVLKLIKERLFNTLILSLSALVLLFLSSIFLAFLGYYYKDTFIDKIITFLAFNFFALPPFALALFFVLIFGIFWQVLPILGTSDIGFEDDFLNRLKHLILPVCVLVLSHLALFLKIARNFINESFTQIFIQNLYARALKEKDIYFLVLKYSLSPIIAYFGGTALSFMMGTYVIESVFAYEGLGTLLFKSILFKDYPVVLALVFFSVLLVAFFTFLSDIVAKILNPRLRRLDFA, from the coding sequence GTGCTAAAACGCTTTATTTTTAGTATTTTTATAGCGTTTTTTAGCACTTTTTTGTGTTTTATTTTACTTTATTTTAGTAAAACTAGTGTGGCTTATGCTAATACAATAAATTCACAAAGTAAAGAATTTGTTCAAAGAGTAGAGCAAAATTTAGGGCTTGATAAGCCTTTATTAGAGCAATATACAATTTGGCTTTTTAAGGCTTTACAAGGAGATTTAGGAGTTTCTTTTTTAAGCGGAGAAAATGTTTTAAAATTGATAAAAGAAAGATTGTTTAACACTTTAATTTTGAGTTTAAGTGCTTTAGTATTATTGTTTTTATCGAGTATTTTTTTAGCATTTTTGGGGTATTATTATAAGGATACTTTTATTGATAAAATTATTACTTTTTTAGCATTTAATTTTTTTGCTTTACCTCCTTTTGCTTTAGCTTTGTTTTTTGTTTTAATTTTTGGAATTTTTTGGCAAGTTTTACCTATATTAGGGACAAGTGATATAGGTTTTGAAGATGATTTTTTAAACCGTTTAAAGCACTTAATTTTACCTGTTTGCGTGCTTGTATTATCTCATTTAGCTTTATTTTTAAAGATTGCTAGAAATTTTATTAATGAAAGTTTTACTCAAATTTTCATTCAAAACTTATATGCTAGAGCTTTAAAAGAAAAAGATATTTATTTTTTGGTTTTAAAATATTCTTTAAGTCCTATTATTGCTTATTTTGGAGGTACTGCTTTAAGTTTTATGATGGGAACTTATGTAATAGAAAGTGTATTTGCTTATGAAGGACTTGGAACTTTGCTTTTTAAAAGCATTCTTTTTAAAGATTACCCAGTTGTACTTGCATTAGTTTTTTTTAGCGTTTTGCTTGTAGCGTTTTTTACATTTTTAAGTGATATTGTTGCAAAAATTTTAAATCCACGATTAAGAAGGCTTGATTTTGCTTAA
- a CDS encoding ABC transporter permease — MLKIIYCFIPLIFLFLCAFLAPFLAPYDILTSHLNHLHQAPSFTYILGTDFLGRDLFSRLLFALRNSLIIGIFSSLFSVFFALFYLWLARCFFYMFWMRILEFFLALPALLLMMFFQSFLGANLFLMIFLIALVHWCFIARIVESELKRLENLDFYKANIVLGRTQFKAFFKDLLPALKTLIFILFVFNIVHAIATEATLSFFGLGLGFEFPTLGTLLSESSKAVFIGAWWMILFPLATLLLLFLPLLWLGNFLQKIWGVRS, encoded by the coding sequence TTGCTTAAAATCATTTATTGTTTTATTCCTTTAATATTTTTGTTTTTATGTGCTTTTTTAGCACCTTTTTTAGCACCTTATGATATTTTAACTAGCCATTTAAATCATTTGCATCAAGCTCCAAGTTTTACTTATATTTTAGGAACAGATTTTTTAGGTAGAGATTTGTTCTCTCGTTTACTTTTTGCTTTAAGAAATTCATTGATAATAGGGATTTTTAGTTCTTTATTCTCTGTGTTTTTTGCCCTTTTTTATCTATGGCTAGCTCGTTGTTTTTTTTATATGTTTTGGATGCGTATTTTAGAATTTTTTTTAGCCTTGCCTGCTTTATTACTTATGATGTTTTTTCAAAGTTTTTTAGGAGCCAATTTATTTTTAATGATTTTTTTAATTGCTTTAGTGCATTGGTGTTTTATTGCAAGAATTGTAGAAAGTGAGTTAAAAAGACTTGAAAATTTAGATTTTTACAAGGCAAATATAGTGCTTGGAAGGACTCAATTTAAAGCTTTTTTTAAAGATTTATTACCCGCTTTAAAAACATTGATTTTTATACTTTTTGTGTTTAATATTGTCCATGCTATAGCTACAGAAGCGACTTTAAGTTTTTTTGGATTAGGACTTGGATTTGAATTTCCAACTCTAGGAACTCTTTTAAGTGAGTCTTCAAAAGCTGTTTTTATAGGAGCTTGGTGGATGATATTATTTCCTCTTGCAACTCTTTTATTATTGTTTTTACCCCTTTTATGGTTAGGTAATTTTTTGCAAAAGATTTGGGGGGTAAGATCTTGA
- a CDS encoding ATP-binding cassette domain-containing protein produces MRIRNLNISIKNSIILEDINFDIKMGKALMILGKSGIGKSLLGKALVGLLDSDFVLDAEELSFNQASILNFNKKELRQLRSKVALVLQDAELSLYPYLNIGDLCHLVLKTYTHLKKKERKDYAFSCLESLGFEYLDLLWHSYVNELSLGMARRVSLALALLSKPEILICDEITSSLDKKNAQKIMQILKEFKKDGALVCITHDLNLVHFLADEIYILEKHNSRFFSFEEFLKSEYA; encoded by the coding sequence TTGAGAATTAGAAATTTAAATATTAGTATAAAAAATAGCATTATACTTGAAGATATTAATTTTGATATAAAAATGGGCAAGGCTTTGATGATATTAGGTAAAAGTGGCATTGGAAAAAGTTTACTTGGCAAGGCTTTGGTAGGTCTTTTAGATTCAGATTTTGTACTTGATGCAGAAGAATTAAGTTTTAATCAAGCTTCTATTTTAAATTTTAATAAAAAAGAATTAAGACAATTGCGTTCTAAAGTGGCCTTAGTTTTACAAGATGCTGAACTTAGTCTTTATCCTTATCTAAATATAGGTGATTTATGCCATCTTGTTTTAAAAACTTATACTCATTTAAAGAAAAAAGAAAGAAAAGATTACGCTTTTTCTTGTCTTGAAAGTTTAGGATTTGAATATCTTGACTTGTTGTGGCATTCTTATGTTAATGAATTAAGTTTGGGTATGGCAAGACGTGTAAGTTTAGCTTTGGCTTTATTAAGTAAGCCTGAAATTTTAATTTGTGATGAGATTACTTCTTCTTTAGACAAAAAAAATGCACAAAAAATTATGCAAATTTTAAAAGAATTTAAAAAAGATGGAGCCTTGGTGTGTATTACCCATGATTTAAATTTAGTGCATTTTTTAGCAGATGAAATTTATATATTAGAAAAACATAATTCTCGATTTTTTAGTTTTGAAGAATTTTTAAAGAGTGAATATGCTTAG
- a CDS encoding ATP-binding cassette domain-containing protein, with amino-acid sequence MLRVSNLSKFYEIKKHRYLKSKKYFIFENINFSLKQNENLMIEGKSGAGKSTLARILCFLENPSGGEVWYKGDNLHQLDKKRQRLLRKEIQYCFQDQKMALNPYKKIKNLIQDGLENFNFKKNGDLIDEFFDFFNLKKQILEQKPYELSGGEATRVGLIRSLILNPSLLILDEIVSTLDIKNSKEILNFLYHYQQKNFISYIFITHQSELFYNFKYEKIKL; translated from the coding sequence ATGCTTAGGGTTTCTAATTTAAGTAAATTTTATGAAATAAAAAAACATCGGTATTTAAAAAGCAAAAAGTATTTTATTTTTGAAAATATTAATTTTTCTCTTAAACAAAATGAAAATTTAATGATTGAAGGAAAAAGTGGTGCGGGTAAGAGTACCTTAGCTAGAATACTTTGCTTTTTGGAAAATCCAAGCGGCGGTGAGGTTTGGTATAAAGGTGATAATTTGCATCAACTAGATAAAAAAAGGCAAAGATTATTAAGAAAAGAAATTCAATATTGTTTTCAAGATCAAAAAATGGCTTTAAATCCTTATAAAAAAATTAAAAATTTAATACAAGATGGTTTAGAAAATTTTAATTTTAAAAAAAATGGTGATTTAATTGATGAATTTTTCGATTTTTTTAATCTAAAAAAACAAATTTTAGAACAAAAACCTTATGAGTTAAGTGGAGGAGAAGCTACTCGTGTAGGTCTTATTCGTTCTTTAATTTTAAATCCTAGTTTACTTATTTTAGATGAAATTGTTTCTACTCTTGATATAAAAAATTCTAAAGAAATTTTAAATTTTTTATATCATTATCAGCAAAAAAATTTTATTTCTTATATTTTTATTACTCATCAAAGTGAACTTTTTTATAATTTTAAATATGAGAAAATAAAACTTTAA
- a CDS encoding NAD(P)H-quinone oxidoreductase subunit 3, with translation MSHIDALHPYFSIFLMLVLASIIFFGLVFLASKIGNNLASKNRKKLGLGIYECGPIPIKQANKINSQFFIIALIFILLDIEVVFLFPWALIFKDLGWFGFLEVLIFILFLGVGFLYVYKKGAFIWQSIK, from the coding sequence ATGTCCCATATAGATGCTTTGCATCCTTATTTTAGTATTTTTTTAATGTTAGTATTAGCTAGTATTATTTTTTTTGGATTAGTATTTTTGGCTTCAAAAATTGGTAATAATTTGGCTTCTAAAAATCGCAAAAAATTAGGGCTTGGAATTTATGAATGTGGTCCTATTCCTATTAAACAAGCCAATAAAATCAATTCTCAATTTTTTATTATTGCTCTTATTTTTATACTTTTAGATATAGAGGTTGTTTTTTTATTTCCCTGGGCTTTAATTTTTAAAGATTTAGGTTGGTTTGGATTTTTAGAAGTTTTAATTTTTATATTATTCTTAGGCGTTGGATTTTTGTATGTTTATAAAAAAGGAGCATTTATATGGCAGAGCATCAAGTAA
- a CDS encoding NuoB/complex I 20 kDa subunit family protein, translating to MAEHQVNYASGLPIVLTSVDKLIQWGRSNSLWALSYGLACCAIEMMAAGGSRYDFDRFGTIFRASPRHSEVMIIAGTLCKKHAEFTRRLYDQMPDPKWVISMGSCANTGGMFNTYSTVQGVDRIIPVDIYVPGCAPRPESFQFALMILQKKIRKQKANYKMAPKRLV from the coding sequence ATGGCAGAGCATCAAGTAAATTATGCTAGTGGCTTGCCTATAGTTTTAACAAGTGTAGATAAGCTTATTCAATGGGGTAGAAGTAATTCTTTATGGGCTTTATCTTATGGTTTAGCTTGTTGTGCCATTGAAATGATGGCAGCTGGGGGTTCAAGATACGATTTTGATCGATTTGGAACTATTTTTAGGGCTTCTCCAAGGCATAGTGAAGTAATGATTATTGCAGGGACTTTGTGTAAAAAGCATGCTGAATTTACAAGAAGACTTTATGATCAAATGCCTGATCCTAAATGGGTGATTTCTATGGGAAGTTGTGCTAATACTGGAGGAATGTTTAATACTTATTCTACGGTTCAAGGAGTAGATAGGATTATTCCTGTAGATATTTATGTTCCAGGTTGTGCTCCTCGTCCTGAAAGTTTTCAATTTGCTCTAATGATTTTACAAAAAAAAATTCGAAAACAAAAAGCAAATTATAAAATGGCACCAAAAAGGTTAGTATAA
- a CDS encoding NADH-quinone oxidoreductase subunit C produces the protein MMRKYSHKKNVQVQNYYKDRFYHAPSVKKDKVLESIFKEDFEILNTQVEILNSFVELDFWVVEIKKEDNVKTLQMLKTLGYLSFTEASAIDFIANKKGFEVFYQLLNLEKKLRVRIKTFVGVKERLQSVTKVFKGANWSEREIYDMFGIFIINHPNLKRILMPDDWFGHPLLKTYPLKGDEFARWYEIDKIFGKEYREVVGEEQRDPGFVDDKDTLNFARFCHEVPKGGQNKELAFKQEYQEDEGVAFVKKVKRNKTKILEKRR, from the coding sequence ATAATGAGAAAATATAGCCATAAAAAAAATGTTCAAGTTCAAAATTATTATAAAGATAGATTTTATCATGCGCCTAGTGTTAAAAAAGATAAGGTTTTAGAAAGTATTTTTAAGGAAGATTTTGAAATTTTAAATACTCAAGTAGAAATTTTAAATTCTTTTGTTGAACTTGATTTTTGGGTAGTAGAAATTAAAAAAGAAGATAATGTTAAAACTTTACAAATGCTTAAAACTTTAGGATATTTAAGTTTTACAGAAGCAAGTGCTATTGATTTTATAGCTAATAAAAAAGGTTTTGAAGTTTTTTATCAGCTTTTAAATTTAGAGAAAAAATTAAGAGTAAGAATTAAAACATTTGTAGGGGTGAAAGAACGTTTACAAAGCGTTACTAAGGTTTTTAAAGGAGCAAATTGGAGCGAGAGGGAGATTTATGATATGTTTGGAATTTTTATCATTAATCATCCTAATTTAAAACGTATTTTAATGCCTGATGATTGGTTTGGACATCCACTTTTAAAAACTTACCCTTTAAAAGGTGATGAATTTGCAAGATGGTATGAAATTGATAAAATTTTTGGTAAAGAATATCGTGAAGTTGTAGGTGAAGAACAAAGAGATCCTGGTTTTGTAGATGACAAGGATACTTTAAATTTTGCAAGATTTTGTCATGAAGTGCCTAAAGGCGGTCAAAATAAAGAACTTGCTTTTAAGCAAGAATATCAAGAAGATGAAGGTGTGGCTTTTGTTAAGAAAGTAAAACGTAATAAAACAAAAATTTTAGAAAAAAGGCGTTAA
- the nuoD gene encoding NADH dehydrogenase (quinone) subunit D: MQIPSKLKPYYENIVFEQEDSKMIINLGPQHPSAHGNLRLILELDGEQVVKARPCIGYMHRGMEKMAENMIYQEFIPTTDRMDYIAASANNYAYCAAVEKLCGLSIPRRAAIIRMILLELNRIASHLLWLATHALDIGAMSVFLYCFREREYVLDLIEKYCGARLTHSSMRIGGVMLDLPENYLKEVLAFCDKFPSDLKDYEDLLDDNRIWRLRTENVGVVSKEQALNWGCSGVMLRASGVRYDIRKEEPYLLYDEIDFGVPYATQGDSYARYKVYMQEFRESLKILKQCTILYKDTPPEILATHPEYVSASKEQILTQNYSLMQHFVLITQGLKPPKGEVYVPTESPKGELGFFIHSDGDSRPYRLKARTPSYWHCAFFEEMLVGSYLADVVAIMGNVNIVLGEIDR; this comes from the coding sequence ATGCAAATTCCTAGCAAATTAAAACCTTATTATGAGAATATAGTTTTTGAGCAAGAAGATTCAAAAATGATTATCAACTTAGGTCCACAGCATCCTTCAGCTCATGGAAATTTACGTTTGATTTTAGAGCTTGATGGAGAGCAGGTTGTAAAAGCACGTCCTTGTATAGGTTATATGCATCGTGGTATGGAAAAAATGGCTGAAAATATGATTTATCAAGAATTTATTCCTACTACAGATAGAATGGATTATATTGCTGCTTCAGCAAATAATTATGCTTATTGTGCTGCTGTTGAGAAACTTTGTGGTTTGAGTATTCCGCGTCGTGCAGCAATCATACGTATGATACTTTTAGAATTAAACCGTATTGCATCACATTTGCTTTGGCTTGCTACACATGCTTTAGATATTGGTGCGATGAGCGTATTTTTATACTGTTTTAGAGAGCGTGAGTATGTTTTAGATTTAATAGAAAAATATTGTGGTGCAAGACTTACTCATTCTTCTATGAGAATAGGAGGAGTCATGCTTGACTTGCCAGAAAATTATTTAAAAGAAGTTTTAGCATTTTGCGATAAGTTTCCAAGCGACTTAAAAGATTATGAAGATCTTTTAGATGATAATAGAATTTGGCGTTTAAGAACTGAAAATGTAGGCGTAGTAAGTAAAGAACAAGCTTTAAATTGGGGTTGTAGCGGAGTAATGTTAAGAGCTAGTGGTGTAAGATATGATATACGCAAGGAAGAGCCTTATTTACTTTATGATGAGATTGATTTTGGGGTGCCTTATGCTACTCAGGGAGATTCTTATGCAAGGTATAAGGTTTATATGCAAGAATTTCGTGAAAGTTTAAAAATTCTTAAACAATGTACCATACTTTATAAAGATACTCCACCTGAAATTTTAGCTACTCACCCTGAATATGTAAGCGCTTCAAAGGAACAAATTTTAACACAAAATTATTCTTTAATGCAACATTTTGTTTTAATTACTCAGGGTTTAAAGCCTCCAAAAGGTGAAGTTTATGTACCAACTGAAAGTCCAAAAGGTGAACTTGGATTTTTTATTCATAGTGATGGAGATTCAAGACCTTATCGTTTAAAAGCTAGAACACCTAGTTATTGGCATTGTGCTTTTTTTGAAGAAATGCTTGTAGGATCTTATTTAGCAGATGTTGTAGCTATTATGGGTAATGTTAATATAGTTTTAGGCGAGATAGATCGATGA
- a CDS encoding NADH-ubiquinone oxidoreductase subunit E family protein has protein sequence MRRVDLRKSKDLFEDLTQLIKEAKQGEVLVILFEIGDFSCVEKSFSFVKEKGCTLLNSLKFNQVDWTIVIKKDRE, from the coding sequence ATGAGAAGGGTGGATTTAAGAAAGAGTAAAGATCTTTTTGAAGATTTAACACAATTGATTAAAGAAGCAAAGCAGGGTGAGGTTTTGGTAATACTTTTTGAAATTGGTGATTTTTCTTGTGTTGAAAAAAGTTTTTCTTTTGTAAAAGAAAAAGGTTGTACTCTTTTAAATTCTTTAAAATTTAATCAAGTGGATTGGACTATTGTGATAAAAAAGGATAGGGAATGA
- a CDS encoding NADH dehydrogenase, which translates to MIYDNALCFLDMPSLQNPNLCQKIGFNSINISCLEDKVLKSRFYKCEIASLSFVLALFCKLSDEKIFKDLDEGYLSAESCFGEEEACEILQFLKTAKYLIIDENIKFYKDNENIKYFLNFLSQKYQVKILDSKEKECDFQKAKLHPLKELDNYDGLILFKVNMEDSNLHCSKQFLQIAKCQNGSKVEVLAKNFSFKTTLCLDENLQGTIGFFNCDNDFAFTPIRIKEVK; encoded by the coding sequence ATGATTTATGATAATGCCCTTTGTTTTTTAGATATGCCAAGCTTGCAAAATCCTAATTTATGTCAAAAGATAGGATTTAATAGCATTAATATTTCTTGCCTTGAGGATAAAGTTTTAAAGTCAAGATTTTATAAGTGTGAAATTGCAAGTTTGAGTTTTGTTTTAGCTTTATTTTGTAAATTAAGCGATGAAAAAATTTTTAAAGATTTAGATGAAGGATATTTGAGTGCAGAGTCTTGTTTTGGGGAAGAAGAAGCCTGTGAAATACTTCAATTTTTAAAAACAGCAAAATATTTAATTATAGATGAAAATATTAAGTTTTATAAAGATAATGAAAATATTAAATATTTTTTAAATTTTTTAAGTCAAAAATATCAAGTTAAAATTTTAGATAGTAAGGAAAAAGAATGTGATTTTCAAAAAGCAAAGTTACATCCTTTAAAAGAACTTGATAATTATGATGGGTTAATTCTTTTTAAGGTTAATATGGAAGATAGTAATTTGCATTGTTCTAAACAGTTTTTGCAAATTGCAAAATGTCAAAATGGAAGCAAAGTTGAAGTTTTAGCTAAGAATTTTAGTTTTAAAACTACGTTATGTTTAGATGAAAATTTACAAGGTACTATAGGATTTTTTAATTGTGATAATGACTTTGCATTTACTCCAATTCGCATAAAGGAAGTAAAATGA